The window TGGGTCAGGCAGACTTCACTCGTTCCGACGCCATTATTGGGCTAGGTGGGGGCGCCGTCACGGACCTCGCCGGTTTTGTGGCTGCAACGTGGCTGCGCGGTGTGAAACTCATTCAAGTTCCCACCACAGTGCTGGCTATGGTTGACGCCTCTGTTGGAGGCAAGACGGGAATCAACACCGCTGAAGGTAAGAACCTTGTTGGTTCTTTCTATGCTCCTCATGCTGTTGTGTGTGACTTGGATGTTTTAGAAAAGCTTCCTCGTAATGAACTTCTTGCTGGTTTTGCTGAAGTTGTGAAGTGTGGATTCATTGCTGAACCAGAAATCCTCGACATTCTTGAAGCCGATGTTGATGTAGCAACTGATCCGACTTCGACTGAATTCCAGCGTTTGATTGAGCTTTCTGTTGGCATCAAGGCACGAGTTGTGTCGGAAGACTTCACCGAGCAAGGTCAACGAGAAATCCTGAACTACGGTCACACACTAGGTCACGCAATTGAACATGCCGAGCGTTACACCTGGCGTCACGGTGCAGCGATCAGTATTGGCATGGTTTTTGCTGCAGAACTCTCACGCATGACTCAGAATCTTCCTGATGAGGTTGTTGATCGTCACCGCCGCATCTTGGAATCTCTTACTCTTCCCACTACATATGGCGCGGAAGCGTGGGAGCACCTGCTGACAACAATGAAGCGTGACAAGAAGGCTCGTGGATCGATGCTGCGCTTCGTTGTGTTGCGCGATATTGGCCAGCCCACGATTTTGAACGTGCCAGACACGTCCATCCTCTTCACTGCCTATCAAGAGCTCACCGCCTAACTTTCGTTAGGCTAGGTGTCATGGCACGCATTCTTGTTCTCAACGGCCCCAACCTGGGTCGCCTTGGTTCTCGTGAACCAGATGTTTACGGCAGCCAAGATCTTGCTGCCCTCAAGGTGCTACTCGAAGCTGATGCACCATCACACGAGATTGACCTTCGTCAGACCGATTCTGAGCCTGAACTCATGTCGTGGCTGTTTGAAGCTGTTGACACCAACACTGCGGTTATCTTGAACCCTGCTGCATTCACGCACTATTCCTATGCACTTCGTGATGCTGCTGCCATGGTGACCAAAGCAGGTGTTCCTCTCATTGAGGTTCACATTTCAAACCCGCACTCTCGTGAAGAATTCCGACACAACAGCGTGATTTCGGCTGTTGCAACCGGTGTTATCGCAGGTTTTGGATTCGATTCGTATCGTTTAGCACTTGCTCAACTGACCAGATAGGCCTGAACTGTGCGCTGAACCTCAGGCACACACGTAGACTTATCTGTTGGGTCTCGACCCATAGTTTTGCCCACGGGCATTTTGATTCGTAAAAAGGAACACTCATGGCTTCTACCGCTGATATCAAGAACGGCATCGTCCTCAACATTGATGGTGCACTCTGGACAATCATTGAATTCCAGCACGTCAAGCCAGGTAAGGGTGGAGCCTTCGTCCGCACCAAGATGAAGAACTTGATGACTGGCAAGGTCGTCGACAAGACATACAACGCAGGCACCAAGATCGACATCACCAACGTTGACCGTCGCGACTTCCAGTACCTCTACAACGACGGTAACGAATACGTCTTCATGGACAAGGGCAACTACGAGCAGCTTTCTGTCTCAGAGGTTGTTGTTGGTGATGCAAAGAACTTCATGCTGGAGAACCAGGATGTTCAGATTGCGCTCCACGAAGGAACTCCTCTCTACGTTGAGCTTCCTGCTTCGGTCGTACTAGAGATCACCTACACCGAGCCTGGCCTGCAGGGTGACCGCTCAACTGGTGGAAACAAGCCTGCAACCGTTGAGACCGGCTTCGAGATTCAGGTTCCTCTGTTCCTGGAAATCGGTACCAAGGTCAAGGTTGACACTCGCGATGGTTCTTACCAGGGTCGCGTAAACGACTAATTCATGAGCGCACGTACTAAAGCACGTAAGCGTGCTCTCGATGTGTTGTTTTCCGCAGACGTCCGAGATATCTCTATTACTGAAGCCCTCGAGGCTGAAGCCGAACGGGCTGCTAGCGAACCTGATCGTGCAGCATCTTGGCTCTATGCTCGTGAAATTCTTGACGGCGTCATCGACCACAGTGCGGAAATCGATGAAACCATCGAAACCTATGCACGTGGCTGGTCGCTGGAGCGTATGCCAGCAGTAGATCGCGCCATTGTGCGTATTGCTGTGTGGGAAATCCTCTACAACCCCGAGGTTCCCGGTGCAGTCGCAGTAGATGAAGCTGTTGAAGCAGCGAAGACTCTTTCTACGGAAGAATCTTCGAGCTATGTAAATGGCTTGTTAGCTACTATCGCTTCCACCGCAAACTGATACACTAAACACAACACCGACATCCTTTAATTACCGTCCAGAGAGGCGGGGAAGGAGGTCAGAATGACTGCACGAAACATCATGCAGGCGACTGACATGCAACGCGCACTGACGCGTATTGCTCACGAGATCCTCGAATCTAATCGAGGCGCACAGTCACTCGTCCTTCTCGGCATCCCTACTCGTGGTGTGACACTCGCTCATCGTCTAGCTGCGATTCTCGAATCCATCGTCCCTGGCGCTTCAGTGCCGGTTGGTTCTCTGGACGTCACGATGTATCGAGATGACCTCTACCAGCAGCCCACTCGCTCCACTGCGCCCACAGAAGTTCCTGTGAGCATTGATGACGCAACAGTAGTCCTGGTCGATGATGTTCTCTACAGCGGCCGCACAGTGCGCGCTGCTCTAGACGCTCTCACCGACCTCGGCCGACCCAAGGTTGTCCGCTTAGCTGTCTTGGCAGATCGTGGACACCGCGAACTGCCCATTCGTGCCGACTTCGTCGGTAAGAATCTTCCCTCTGCACATGGCGAACGCATCAATGTGCGCCTGGTCGAACACGACGGCGAAGATGGCGTAGAAATCGAAGAGGTGGTGAGTGCATGAAGCACCTACTGAGCACCCGTGATGTCTCTCGCGAAGTAGCTATCCAGCTTCTCGATATTGCTGAGGACATGTCCGCCGTCAACGAGCGCGAGGTCAAAAAACTTCCTGCACTGCGCGGAAAAACGGTTGTGAATCTCTTTTTTGAAGATTCCACTCGCACACGCATCTCTTTCGAAGCAGCCGAGAAGCGCCTTTCTGCAGACGTCATCAACTTCGCCGCCAAGGGATCAAGTGTTTCCAAGGGTGAAAGCCTGAAGGACACCACTCAAACCCTGGCTGCCATGGGTATTGATGCAGTCGTCATTCGACACGGCGCATCAGGAGCTCCACAAGTTCTTGCTCAAAGTGGCTGGATTGATGCCCCCGTCATCAATGCAGGTGATGGCACACACGAACACCCCACCCAGGCGCTACTCGATGCCTTCACCATGCGTAAGCGTCTTCATGGTGCCGGTTCACGCGGTAAGGGTCTCGACGGCGTCAAAGTGACGATCGTCGGCGACATCCTGCACTCTCGCGTGGCACGGTCAAATGTCTGGCTGTTGCAAACGCTGGGAGCTGAAATTCAGCTCGTGGCTCCGCCCACCCTTTTGCCTCATGCAGTCAACACCTGGCCAGTTTCGGTGAGTTACAACCTCGACGAAGCCCTTGCTCAGAGCAAGCCTGACGTTGTCATGATGTTGCGTATTCAGCAGGAACGCATGCACGATGCGTTCTTCCCCAACGAGCGTGAATACTCAAATATGTGGGGACTCACACAGGAGCGATTCTTCTCGCTCCTTGCCAAAACAATGGTGATGCACCCAGGTCCCATGAACCGCGGTCTTGAAATCAGCTCGGTAGCAGCTGATTCACCACAATCAACAGTTCTTGAACAGGTTGCCAACGGAGTGTCCGTGCGCATGGCAGCGCTCTACATGGTTCTCACCGGTGAACGAGAGGTAACTCATGACTAATCCAGATCTACTCATCACCGGAGCGACCCTCCCAGATGGTAATCGTGCCGACATCCTTGTTGAAGGAAACCGTGTATCTGCTGTGGGTCAAGGTCTGAGCTCGGCTTCGGCGACCAAGATTGATGCTGATGGTCTGATTGCCCTTCCTGGTTTTGTTGATCTCCACACTCACCTGCGTGAGCCTGGATACGAGCAGTCAGAAACAGTGCTTACTGGTACACAAGCTGCAGCACTAGGTGGATTCACGTCCGTCTTTGCCATGGCCAACACACTTCCTGTTGCGGACACTGCAGGAGTCGTTGAACAGGTGCTTCGCCTGGGGGATGAGGCAGGTTATGCCACCGTCCGCCCTATCGGAGCAGTAACGAAGGGCTTGGAAGGGCTTCAGCTAGCTGAGCTCGGCGCGATGGCGAATTCACGAGCTGCTGTCCGCGTCTTCTCCGATGACGGAAAGTGTGTCTTCGATCCACTCATCATGCGACGTGCACTGGAGTATGTGAAAACGTTTGGCGGAGTTATTGCTCAGCACGCTCAGGAGCCCCGTCTCACCGTTGACGCACAGATGAATGAAGGCGAAGTTTCCGCCCGCCTCGGCTTGGCTGGATGGCCTGCAGTTGCAGAAGAATCCATCATCGCTCGCGATGTTCTCTTGGCTGAGCACACCGGTTCTCGTCTGCACATTTGTCACCTCTCTACGGCAGGTTCTGTCGATGTGATTCGTTGGGCAAAAAAACGTGGAATCAATGTCACCGCTGAAGTTACACCGCACCACCTGCTTCTCACCGACGAACGAGCTGAAAGCTATGACGCACGATTCAAGGTGAACCCTCCTCTGCGTCGTGCTGAAGACGTAATGGCTCTGCGTGAAGCACTTGCTGACGGCACCATCGACATCGTCGCTACTGACCATGCTCCACACCCTGTTGAGAGCAAGGATTGCGAATGGGGTGCTGCCGCTTTCGGCATGGTGGGTCTGGAATCTGCTCTGGCTGTTGTGCAAACAACGATGGTGGAAACCGGCCTTATCGGCTGGGCAGAGGTCGCTCGCGTGATGTCAGAAGCACCAGCACGAATTGGTGGTCTTGCGACACACGGTCAGAAGATTGAGCCAGGCATTCAGGCAGAACTTGTTTTGGTCGATCCATCTACTCGTCGAAACTTCGGTGTTGAAGACTTGGCCAGCTTGTCCCACAACACTCCCTACCTCGGAAAAGAGCTTGCAGGTCAGGTTGTTTCAACCATTCACCAGGGATACCTCACTGCGTCAGATCGACATGTCGTCGCTGCCGAGACAGTTGCTGCACAAGCAGAGCTGGTGGCACGTGGATAAGGCACTTGTTACCGGTATTGTCCTCGCACTCGTCCTTGTGGCGATTGCGGGAATGATTCTGTCTTGGCGCAAGAGAGTAGCTCGAGACTCCCGTTTTCAGGTTGTTGCCCCAGGGGCAACTGTGCTCGATCACACCAGTGCACCCGCTGAATTCTCGGGCCTGTATGTAGCTACGACCCTCGCTGTTGATCCACTTCAAAGAGTTACTCTGCCTGGTCTATCTTTTCGCGCAGATGCGCATGTATTGGTCAGCCAGGATGGTGTGACCATTGCCCCTCGCGGTGAAAAGCCAACATTCATTCCAGCGGCTCAAATCCTGCAGATTCACCGCACGCAGGTCACCATCGATAAAGCAGTGGAGAAAGACGGTCTCACTGCCATCTCATGGTCTGCATGGGACACCACCACACAGGAACTCGTCGAGTTCACTTCCTTCTTCCGCTTTTCTATTCCAGAAGTGCGCCTCGCATGTGAGAACGCACTCACCACCAGTTTCCCAACTGACACATCGAAAGAGGTTGCCTCGTGAGTCTCACGACCCCCAATGCCGTATTAGTCCTCGAAGACGGTTCACGTTATGAAGGACGTGCCTATGGCGCTGAAGGAACCACCTTTGGTGAGATCGTCTTTGCTACGGGTATGTCTGGTTACCAGGAGACACTGACTGACCCTTCGTATGCAGGTCAGATCGTGCTGATGACCGCGCCTCACATTGGCAACACGGGTATGAACGACAAGGACATGGAGTCACGTCGTATCTGGGTTGCCGGCTATGCCGTGCGCGACGCATCACGTATCGTCTCGAATTTCCGTGCTGAACGCAGTCTGGATAACGACCTTGACCACGAAGGCATCGTGGGTATTCAAGGCATCGATACCCGCGCTGTCACGCGTCACATCCGCTCAAAGGGTTCCATGCGAGCAGGTATCTTCTCGGGCGCTGCTGCTGCAGAACCTGCAGAAGTTCAGCTTTCACAGGTCCTCGAAGCTGACCAGATGGCTGGAAAGAACCTTTCTGCCCAGGTCTCGACTCAGGAAGAATATGTCGTTCCTGCGGTGGGGGAGAAGATCGGTTCTGTCGCAATCCTTGACCTCGGTGTGAAGACTTCCACGGTCAACTACATTGCAGAGCGCGGATTCGATGCACATGTCCTGCCACAGACAGTGACGGCTGAACAGATTCTTGCCATGAAGCCATCAGCGTTGTTCTTCTCCAACGGTCCTGGTGACCCTGCAGCCAGTGACAAGCATGTGGAGCTTCTGAGCACCGTCCTCAAAGCTGGAATCCCGTTCTTTGGTATCTGCTTCGGTAACCAGTTGTTAGGTCGTGCGCTGGGCTTCTCAACCTACAAGCTTCCCTTCGGTCACCGCGGTATCAACCAGCCTGTACTGGACAAGGCAACAGGTCGGGTTGAAATCACCAGCCAGAACCACGGGTTCGCTGTGGATGCTCCCATTGACGGGGTGCTTGAATCTCCAGCGGGATTCGGCCGCGTTGAGGTAAGCCATTACAGCTTGAACGACCAGGTCGTTGAAGGCCTACGTTGCCTTGATATCAATGCATTCTCTGTCCAGTACCACCCAGAAGCTGCGTCGGGACCACACGACAGCAACTATCTCTTTGACCGTTTCCGCGACATGGTCCTCGCATCCGCTACTACCTCGGGAGCATCGAACTAATGCCACGTCGTCCAGACATCAAATCAGTCCTCGTTATTGGCTCCGGTCCGATTGTGATCGGTCAGGCTTGTGAGTTTGACTATTCAGGAACTCAGGCCTGCCGAGTGCTTCGTGAAGAGGGTATTCGAGTGATTCTCGTGAACTCAAACCCCGCCACCATCATGACCGACCCTGACTTCGCTGATGCGACTTATGTTGAGCCCATCACTCCTGAGGTGATTGAAGCAATCATCATCAAGGAAAAGCCAGACGCAATTCTGCCCACCCTTGGTGGTCAGACAGCCCTTAACGCTGCCATTTCACTGCACGAGAACGGTGCTCTAGAGCGTCACGGTGTTGAGCTCATCGGAGCCAAGGTTGAAGCCATCCGTAAGGGTGAAGACCGCCAGATCTTCAAGGATCTCGTTCTTGCTTCGGGTGCTGATGTGGCCAAGTCCTACATCGCACACACACTCGAAGAGTGCATCGAAGCTGCCAAGGATCTGGGATACCCGCTCGTTGTCCGTCCGTCCTTCACCATGGGTGGCTTGGGCTCAGGTTTTGCCTATAACGAAGAAGATCTCATTCGTATCGCTGGCGACGGAATCCACTCCAGCCCCACCAGTGAAGTTCTCCTTGAAGAGAGCATCTTGGGATGGAAGGAATACGAACTCGAGCTCATGCGCGACACCGCCGACAACACCGTTGTCGTCTGTTCCATCGAAAACGTAGACCCTGTAGGTGTTCACACCGGTGACTCCATCACTGTGGCACCCGCGCTCACGCTGACTGACCGCGAGTACCAGAACCTGCGTGACATCGGTATTGAAATCATTCGTCTCGTTGGCGTAGACACGGGTGGATGTAACATCCAGTTCGCCATCGATCCTAAGGATGGCCGTGTCATCGTGATCGAGATGAACCCACGTGTTTCTCGCTCATCTGCACTGGCTTCCAAGGCAACTGGATTCCCTATTGCCAAGATTGCAGCCAAGTTGGCAATTGGATATCGCCTCGATGAGATCCCTAATGACATCACCAAGGTGACTCCCGCCTCCTTCGAGCCCACCCTCGACTATGTCGTGGTCAAGGTTCCACGCTTTGCTTTCGAGAAGTTCCCTGCAGCAGATGCAACATTGACCACCACCATGAAATCTGTTGGTGAAGCTATGGCTATTGGCCGAAACTATGCCACGGCGCTTCAAAAGGCTTTACGTTCACTCGAGAAGCGTGGAAGCTCATTCCACTGGGGTGAGGAAACCCGTTCTGTTGACGAACTGCTCACCATCTCCAAGGTTCCCACAGACGGTCGTATTGTCACCGTTCAGCAGGCACTTCGTAAGGGTGCAACGCTGGAGCAGGTCTTTGACGCCACCAAGATTGACCCCTGGTTCATTGACCAAATTGTCCTGATCAACGAGGTTGCTGCTGAAGTTCAGGCAGCGCCAGCTCTTGACGCATCCGTCATCCGCTATGCCAAGGACTTTGGTTTCTCGGATGCCCAAATCGCAGAGCTGCGCGGCCTGAGCGAGCAAGAGGTTCGTAACCAGCGTTACGCCCTCGATATTCGCCCTGTATTCAAGACTGTTGATACCTGTGCGGGTGAATTCCCGGCTCTCACCCCGTATCACTACTCAAGTTATGACCTTGAGACAGAGGTCATGCCCAGCGATCGCAAGAAGGTCGTTATTCTCGGCTCTGGTCCGAACCGTATTGGTCAGGGTGTCGAGTTCGATTATTCCTGTGTTCACGCCTCGTTTGCACTCTCAGATGCTGGTTACGAAACCATTATGATCAACTGCAACCCTGAGACTGTTTCGACGGACTATGACACCAGTGATCGTCTCTACTTCGAGCCCCTAACTTTGGAAGATGTTCTCGAGGTTATTCATGCCGAGAGCAAGTCAGGTGAACTCGTCGGAGTTGTTGTTCAGCTCGGTGGTCAAACTGCTCTGGGCCTCGCTAAGGGCCTCAAAGCTGCCGGAGTTCCTATCTTGGGTACGACTCCAGAAGCCATCGACCTTGCCGAAGAACGTGGCGAATTCAGCCGTATCTTGGACGCAGCAAACCTGCTGGCTCCTCGCAATGGAACCGCAACGGATGTTGAGGGTGCGGTGAAGGTTGCAGAAGAGATCGGATATCCCGTTCTCGTTCGTCCTTCCTATGTGCTCGGTGGTCGCGGTATGGAGATTGTCTTCGACACCGTCACTTTGCGCGACTACTTCGTGCGCATTGATGGTCAGGCCATTGTCGGTCCAGATTCGCCACTGTTGGTGGATCGCTTCCTGGATGACGCGATTGAAATTGACGTGGATGCTCTTTACGACGGAGAACAGCTCTACGTCGGTGGCGTGATGGAGCACATCGAAGAGGCAGGTGTTCACTCTGGTGACTCTGCTTGTACTCTTCCGCCCATTTCGCTGGGTAAGAAAGATGTTGACCGTGTTCGTGAAGCAACCTTGGCTATCGCCAAGGGAATCGGCGTCAAGGGTCTACTCAACGTTCAGTTCGCCATTGGTGCAGGAGTTCTTTATGTACTCGAAGCCAACCCACGTGCTTCTCGTACCGTTCCTTTCGTCTCTAAAGCTCTCGGTATTCCTCTTGCTAAGGCAGCGAGCCGCATCATGGTGGGGGAGAGCATTCGTGATTTGATCGCTGAAGGCCTCCTCCCTGTTCAGGATGGTTCTGTTGTGCCCATGGATGCGCCTATCGCTGTGAAGGAAGCAGTGCTTCCCTTCAAGCGATTCCGCACTCCTGCGGGCAAGGTAGTGGACTCGCTCCTCGGCCCTGAAATGCGCTCAACCGGTGAAGTCATGGGTATGGACGTGAACTTCCCCATTGCCTTCGCAAAGGCTCAGGCTGGTGCATATGGTGGCTTGCCTTCATCGGGAACCGTGTTTATCTCGGTTGCAGACCGCGACAAGCGCAACATCATCTTGCCTGCGCTGCGTTTCTCACAACTGGGCTTCAACATTGTTGCTACCGAGGGCACTGCAGAGATTCTGCAGCGCAACGGCATTCCCGCAACAATCATTGGCAAGGTCAGCGCCAAGCTTGGGGATGACACCATTGTGGAACTCATCAACCGCAACGAGGTCGATATCGTCATCAATACTCCAAGTGGTTCAGCTGCGCGTGCTGATGGTTACGAGATTCGTGCCTCAGCTATCGCTGCCGATAAGCCACTCTTTACCAACATGGCTCAGGTCAGTGCAGCTGTTGCATCTATCGACACAATCCGCGAAGGTTTTGATGTGTGCAGTTTGCAGGAATATGCCATCAAGCGTCGTGAGGCTCTGGCCAAAGTATGAGTGAAGTAGGGTTCGGAGATCATCTCCAAGCTGCCTTCCAGCAGTTTGGGCACTTGTGTGTGGGAATTGACCCACACCCGTTCCTGCTCAACGAGTGGGAGTTTGACGACACCTCTGTGAGCCTGCGTGAATTCTCACTGCGCGTCATTGATGCGTGTGTGGGCCAAGTCGGCATCATCAAGCCACAGGTTGCCTTCTATGAACGCCACGGTGCCAAAGGTATGGAAGCACTCGAATACATCATTCGACGTGCACGTGAAGCAGGTTTATTAGTGATCTCCGACTGCAAGCGCGGAGACATTGGCAGCACCATGGAGGCTTATGCGCAGGCTTGGCTGACTCCCGGATGGAATCTGGAATCTGATGCCATTACGGTCAGCCCATACTTGGGCTCAGGTGCACTTTCTCAGACAGTTGACTATGCCCTCTCACACAACAAGGGTGTCTTCATTCTTGCTGCGACCAGTAACCCGGAAGCTGCGCTTCTGCAGACTGCGCAAATAACTCAGGGAATTCATCAGGGTAAGACCATCGCGGCAGCCATGTTGAGTGACGTTGCTAGGTGGGCAACTGAAGCCACACCCCAGAACTCTGTTGGTGCAGTGCTTGGCGCAACTCTCGACCTGCCTAGCTTGGGTATCCAGCCAGATGACTACCCAGCACTTCCCGTGCTTGCTCCAGGTTTCGGCTTCCAGGGCGCTCGTGTGGAAGATGCACAACGCTTGTTCGGGAACCTTTCGACAAACTTGATTGTGTCGGAAACGAGAAGTGTCCTCTCAGCTGGGCGTGACGGCGTTGTTGAATCCGTCACACGTCGTGCAGGAGAGGTCGCATCCGCCCTTGCCTAACGTCATGCCTGAGGTTGACCGCCGCGCTGCAGCGCAGGCGGGAGTCGTGGCGCGTCGCAAACGTGCTGCTATTAAGGCGGATGTTTTTGAGGGGCGTAGATCTGCGCTAGATGTCTTTGTTGTTGCCACGATTGATCCGTCGTCTTCCGAAGCAACAATTCGGGTTACTGATTTCTTGAAATCATTGAGAGGTGTGGGAGTCAACAAGATTCCTCGCATCCTTGAAGAGCTTGATATTTCTCCTCGCAAACGGCTCGGTGGTCTGGGGAAGCACCAGCGAGCAGGTT of the Aurantimicrobium photophilum genome contains:
- the aroB gene encoding 3-dehydroquinate synthase → MSTTQIHVTGGGDYLVNIGRGMLADPEPFFGPIFGPAVNKVLIIHPPTMGAIANKLREQLMGEREVLLAEVPDAENAKRVEVAAFCWQVLGQADFTRSDAIIGLGGGAVTDLAGFVAATWLRGVKLIQVPTTVLAMVDASVGGKTGINTAEGKNLVGSFYAPHAVVCDLDVLEKLPRNELLAGFAEVVKCGFIAEPEILDILEADVDVATDPTSTEFQRLIELSVGIKARVVSEDFTEQGQREILNYGHTLGHAIEHAERYTWRHGAAISIGMVFAAELSRMTQNLPDEVVDRHRRILESLTLPTTYGAEAWEHLLTTMKRDKKARGSMLRFVVLRDIGQPTILNVPDTSILFTAYQELTA
- a CDS encoding type II 3-dehydroquinate dehydratase gives rise to the protein MARILVLNGPNLGRLGSREPDVYGSQDLAALKVLLEADAPSHEIDLRQTDSEPELMSWLFEAVDTNTAVILNPAAFTHYSYALRDAAAMVTKAGVPLIEVHISNPHSREEFRHNSVISAVATGVIAGFGFDSYRLALAQLTR
- the efp gene encoding elongation factor P, giving the protein MASTADIKNGIVLNIDGALWTIIEFQHVKPGKGGAFVRTKMKNLMTGKVVDKTYNAGTKIDITNVDRRDFQYLYNDGNEYVFMDKGNYEQLSVSEVVVGDAKNFMLENQDVQIALHEGTPLYVELPASVVLEITYTEPGLQGDRSTGGNKPATVETGFEIQVPLFLEIGTKVKVDTRDGSYQGRVND
- the nusB gene encoding transcription antitermination factor NusB; this encodes MSARTKARKRALDVLFSADVRDISITEALEAEAERAASEPDRAASWLYAREILDGVIDHSAEIDETIETYARGWSLERMPAVDRAIVRIAVWEILYNPEVPGAVAVDEAVEAAKTLSTEESSSYVNGLLATIASTAN
- the pyrR gene encoding bifunctional pyr operon transcriptional regulator/uracil phosphoribosyltransferase PyrR, giving the protein MTARNIMQATDMQRALTRIAHEILESNRGAQSLVLLGIPTRGVTLAHRLAAILESIVPGASVPVGSLDVTMYRDDLYQQPTRSTAPTEVPVSIDDATVVLVDDVLYSGRTVRAALDALTDLGRPKVVRLAVLADRGHRELPIRADFVGKNLPSAHGERINVRLVEHDGEDGVEIEEVVSA
- a CDS encoding aspartate carbamoyltransferase catalytic subunit gives rise to the protein MKHLLSTRDVSREVAIQLLDIAEDMSAVNEREVKKLPALRGKTVVNLFFEDSTRTRISFEAAEKRLSADVINFAAKGSSVSKGESLKDTTQTLAAMGIDAVVIRHGASGAPQVLAQSGWIDAPVINAGDGTHEHPTQALLDAFTMRKRLHGAGSRGKGLDGVKVTIVGDILHSRVARSNVWLLQTLGAEIQLVAPPTLLPHAVNTWPVSVSYNLDEALAQSKPDVVMMLRIQQERMHDAFFPNEREYSNMWGLTQERFFSLLAKTMVMHPGPMNRGLEISSVAADSPQSTVLEQVANGVSVRMAALYMVLTGEREVTHD
- a CDS encoding dihydroorotase — protein: MTNPDLLITGATLPDGNRADILVEGNRVSAVGQGLSSASATKIDADGLIALPGFVDLHTHLREPGYEQSETVLTGTQAAALGGFTSVFAMANTLPVADTAGVVEQVLRLGDEAGYATVRPIGAVTKGLEGLQLAELGAMANSRAAVRVFSDDGKCVFDPLIMRRALEYVKTFGGVIAQHAQEPRLTVDAQMNEGEVSARLGLAGWPAVAEESIIARDVLLAEHTGSRLHICHLSTAGSVDVIRWAKKRGINVTAEVTPHHLLLTDERAESYDARFKVNPPLRRAEDVMALREALADGTIDIVATDHAPHPVESKDCEWGAAAFGMVGLESALAVVQTTMVETGLIGWAEVARVMSEAPARIGGLATHGQKIEPGIQAELVLVDPSTRRNFGVEDLASLSHNTPYLGKELAGQVVSTIHQGYLTASDRHVVAAETVAAQAELVARG
- the carA gene encoding glutamine-hydrolyzing carbamoyl-phosphate synthase small subunit; translated protein: MSLTTPNAVLVLEDGSRYEGRAYGAEGTTFGEIVFATGMSGYQETLTDPSYAGQIVLMTAPHIGNTGMNDKDMESRRIWVAGYAVRDASRIVSNFRAERSLDNDLDHEGIVGIQGIDTRAVTRHIRSKGSMRAGIFSGAAAAEPAEVQLSQVLEADQMAGKNLSAQVSTQEEYVVPAVGEKIGSVAILDLGVKTSTVNYIAERGFDAHVLPQTVTAEQILAMKPSALFFSNGPGDPAASDKHVELLSTVLKAGIPFFGICFGNQLLGRALGFSTYKLPFGHRGINQPVLDKATGRVEITSQNHGFAVDAPIDGVLESPAGFGRVEVSHYSLNDQVVEGLRCLDINAFSVQYHPEAASGPHDSNYLFDRFRDMVLASATTSGASN
- the carB gene encoding carbamoyl-phosphate synthase large subunit — protein: MPRRPDIKSVLVIGSGPIVIGQACEFDYSGTQACRVLREEGIRVILVNSNPATIMTDPDFADATYVEPITPEVIEAIIIKEKPDAILPTLGGQTALNAAISLHENGALERHGVELIGAKVEAIRKGEDRQIFKDLVLASGADVAKSYIAHTLEECIEAAKDLGYPLVVRPSFTMGGLGSGFAYNEEDLIRIAGDGIHSSPTSEVLLEESILGWKEYELELMRDTADNTVVVCSIENVDPVGVHTGDSITVAPALTLTDREYQNLRDIGIEIIRLVGVDTGGCNIQFAIDPKDGRVIVIEMNPRVSRSSALASKATGFPIAKIAAKLAIGYRLDEIPNDITKVTPASFEPTLDYVVVKVPRFAFEKFPAADATLTTTMKSVGEAMAIGRNYATALQKALRSLEKRGSSFHWGEETRSVDELLTISKVPTDGRIVTVQQALRKGATLEQVFDATKIDPWFIDQIVLINEVAAEVQAAPALDASVIRYAKDFGFSDAQIAELRGLSEQEVRNQRYALDIRPVFKTVDTCAGEFPALTPYHYSSYDLETEVMPSDRKKVVILGSGPNRIGQGVEFDYSCVHASFALSDAGYETIMINCNPETVSTDYDTSDRLYFEPLTLEDVLEVIHAESKSGELVGVVVQLGGQTALGLAKGLKAAGVPILGTTPEAIDLAEERGEFSRILDAANLLAPRNGTATDVEGAVKVAEEIGYPVLVRPSYVLGGRGMEIVFDTVTLRDYFVRIDGQAIVGPDSPLLVDRFLDDAIEIDVDALYDGEQLYVGGVMEHIEEAGVHSGDSACTLPPISLGKKDVDRVREATLAIAKGIGVKGLLNVQFAIGAGVLYVLEANPRASRTVPFVSKALGIPLAKAASRIMVGESIRDLIAEGLLPVQDGSVVPMDAPIAVKEAVLPFKRFRTPAGKVVDSLLGPEMRSTGEVMGMDVNFPIAFAKAQAGAYGGLPSSGTVFISVADRDKRNIILPALRFSQLGFNIVATEGTAEILQRNGIPATIIGKVSAKLGDDTIVELINRNEVDIVINTPSGSAARADGYEIRASAIAADKPLFTNMAQVSAAVASIDTIREGFDVCSLQEYAIKRREALAKV
- the pyrF gene encoding orotidine-5'-phosphate decarboxylase; its protein translation is MSEVGFGDHLQAAFQQFGHLCVGIDPHPFLLNEWEFDDTSVSLREFSLRVIDACVGQVGIIKPQVAFYERHGAKGMEALEYIIRRAREAGLLVISDCKRGDIGSTMEAYAQAWLTPGWNLESDAITVSPYLGSGALSQTVDYALSHNKGVFILAATSNPEAALLQTAQITQGIHQGKTIAAAMLSDVARWATEATPQNSVGAVLGATLDLPSLGIQPDDYPALPVLAPGFGFQGARVEDAQRLFGNLSTNLIVSETRSVLSAGRDGVVESVTRRAGEVASALA